A window of the Phragmites australis chromosome 20, lpPhrAust1.1, whole genome shotgun sequence genome harbors these coding sequences:
- the LOC133901298 gene encoding LOW QUALITY PROTEIN: protein NLP1-like (The sequence of the model RefSeq protein was modified relative to this genomic sequence to represent the inferred CDS: inserted 1 base in 1 codon) has translation MQCSGDEPCXSDSEGSFTCMEGGDPQLPSVSLARTPSEGAAAVDLDLLEQLLSGDNAWLDVASRSPNSLASPPPTFFAADATTATTATPAASTWWIQTGGASPYSVRERFSQALSYISETQREGDVLVQLWVPVKGDDGKLVLTTSEQPFTLDHRSDSLIRFREVSTTFQFSADVAPSGTSPGLPGRVFIGRLPEWSPDVRYFTSYEYPRVSHAQYLDVHGTMGLPVFEKGSYSCLGVIELIMTRQKLNFTSELNTICSALQAVNLRSTEVSSIPRIKFSSASYKDALPEILEVLRAACLSHKLPLAQTWVTCAQQGKRGSRHSDENYRYCISTIDEACFVNEAKMQGFHEACSEHHLLRGQGVAGKAFITNQPCFLPDIGSSTKLDYPLSHHAKIFNLKGAVAIRLRCTRTGTADFVLEFFLPTECEALEEQKAVLDSLSGTMRSVCQTLRVVTDKEMEDEAMLEMNELNSFTPQGKNKIELSLGDNSTDHRGEASWTSLAETSQQESELAALRMHGMLSPGGQGPSLAGVQTTAEGSKTKRRTKAEKTVSLQVLRQYFAGSLKDAARSLGVCPTTLKRICRQHGITRWPSRKIKKVDHSLRKLQQIIDSVHGAETPFQLNTLYKDLTNTSMSSDNNLSGSVTVPPTNQSNLSDFDKHQHKSRTNVPSTSHTHSSCSHNSDSSPSCSGGATKTKHAPHTVIDLMASGNPVKHSPIQTLQTENTSLYEHFSVHEAPIDLLQDVTGKANGGQHSSRSPSSPRQNADANMRVKATFGSEKVRFRLKSECDFHELMHEIAKRLSILDTSSLVLKYLDDDSEWVLMTCDADLQECLHVYKLADMETIKISVHLAASPATRVTTGHNGLS, from the exons ATGCAGTGCAGTGGTGATGAACCAT GATCAGATTCTGAAGGGAGCTTTACCTGCATGGAAGGGGGAGACCCCCAGCTGCCCAGCGTCTCCCTGGCACGCACCCCCTCCGAAGGCGCGGCGGCCGTCGACTTGGACCTCCTCGAGCAGCTGCTGTCCGGTGACAACGCCTGGCTCGACGTGGCGTCACGCTCGCCGAACTCGCTGGCTTCTCCTCCACCAACCTTCTTCGCGGCTGATGCAACAACAGCCACCACCGCGACGCCGGCCGCGAGCACCTGGTGGATTCAAACGGGCGGCGCGAGCCCCTACTCCGTCCGGGAGCGGTTCAGCCAGGCGCTGTCCTACATCAGCGAGACGCAGAGAGAAGGCGACGTCCTCGTGCAGCTGTGGGTGCCGGTCAAGGGCGACGACGGGAAGCTGGTGCTGACGACGAGCGAGCAGCCGTTCACGCTCGACCACCGCTCCGACAGCCTCATCCGGTTCAGGGAGGTGTCCACCACGTTCCAGTTCTCGGCCGACGTCGCGCCGTCGGGGACCTCGCCGGGGCTGCCGGGGAGGGTGTTCATCGGCAGGCTCCCGGAGTGGTCGCCGGACGTCCGGTACTTCACCAGCTACGAGTACCCCAGGGTCAGCCATGCACAGTACCTCGACGTCCACGGCACCATGGGTTTGCCGGTGTTCGAGAAGGGGAGCTATTCCTGCTTGGGCGTCATCGAGCTGATCATGACCAGGCAGAAGCTCAACTTCACCTCTGAGCTCAACACCATCTGCAGTGCTCTCCAG GCAGTTAATCTGAGAAGCACAGAAGTTTCAAGCATTCCACGCATAAAG TTCAGCAGTGCTTCCTACAAAGATGCTCTACCAGAGATATTGGAAGTCCTGAGAGCAGCCTGCCTCTCCCACAAGCTGCCATTAGCTCAGACCTGGGTAACATGTGCTCAACAAGGGAAACGGGGCAGCCGACACTCCGACGAGAACTACCGGTACTGCATCTCCACCATTGATGAAGCATGCTTTGTGAATGAAGCCAAGATGCAGGGCTTCCATGAGGCCTGCTCCGAGCACCACCTGCTGCGCGGGCAGGGGGTGGCAGGGAAGGCCTTCATCACAAATCAGCCATGCTTCCTGCCGGACATTGGATCCTCAACTAAATTGGACTACCCATTGTCTCACCATGCTAAGATCTTCAACTTAAAAGGTGCAGTGGCGATCCGGTTGCGGTGCACGCGCACTGGGACAGCAGACTTTGTGCTGGAATTCTTTCTGCCAACAGAATGTGAAGCACTGGAGGAGCAGAAAGCAGTGCTGGACTCCTTGTCAGGCACCATGCGAAGTGTTTGCCAAACTCTACGTGTGGTCACCGACAAGGAGATGGAAGACGAGGCGATGCTGGAAATGAACGAGCTGAACTCGTTTACTCCTCAGGGGAAGAACAAAATTGAGTTGTCCTTGGGAGACAACTCAACAGATCATAGAGGGGAGGCATCTTGGACAAGTCTAGCAGAAACTTCACAACAAGAATCAGAGTTAGCTGCATTGCGAATGCATGGAATGTTATCACCTGGAGGGCAGGGTCCATCTCTAGCTGGTGTTCAGACAACTGCAGAAGGCAGCAAAACAAAAAGGCGTACAAAGGCGGAGAAGACCGTGAGCTTGCAGGTTCTTCGACAGTACTTCGCTGGTAGCCTGAAGGATGCAGCAAGGAGCCTTGGAG TGTGCCCTACAACCCTCAAAAGAATATGCAGGCAGCATGGTATAACCCGCTGGCCATCACGAAAGATCAAGAAGGTAGACCACTCTCTAAGAAAGCTTCAACAAATCATTGATTCAGTTCATGGAGCAGAGACACCTTTTCAGCTCAACACCCTGTACAAGGATCTCACAAACACCTCCATGTCATCTGACAACAATTTGTCAGGAAGTGTCACGGTCCCTCCAACTAATCAAAGCAATCTTAGCGACTTTGACAAGCACCAACACAAGTCAAGAACCAATGTGCCATCAACTTCACACACACACTCTTCATGCAGCCACAATTCTGATTCAAGCCCCTCCTGCAGTGGTGGAGCGACAAAGACAAAACATGCGCCACATACTGTAATTGATCTGATGGCGTCAGGAAATCCTGTAAAACACAGCCCTATTCAGACTCTGCAAACAGAAAACACTTCATTATATGAGCATTTCTCAGTTCATGAGGCACCGATAGATCTTCTACAGGATGTTACTGGAAAGGCTAATGGTGGACAGCACTCTTCTCGAAGCCCATCATCCCCCAGGCAGAATGCAGATGCAAATATGAGAGTAAAGGCCACATTTGGCTCAGAAAAGGTGAGATTCAGATTGAAGTCCGAGTGCGACTTTCATGAACTGATGCATGAGATAGCAAAACGTTTGAGTATATTAGACACAAGTTCGTTGGTTTTAAAGTACTTGGATGATGATTCAGAGTGGGTTTTAATGACATGTGATGCAGATTTACAAGAGTGCCTTCATGTATACAAACTAGCAGATATGGAAACAATCAAAATTTCAGTTCATCTAGCTGCTAGTCCAGCTACAAGGGTCACTACTGGTCACAATGGGCTTTCATGA
- the LOC133901160 gene encoding uncharacterized protein LOC133901160, with the protein MPAGDNPHLISEKKAALRESPKQPKNIVNEQPRTSPFPKDKVSAIVGIKRPQPNGSLSPTNHHMPGNSGVNGHLVYVRRRLETDQSKGGTSAWLESASSISSNKTVAAGLQSQEPSLKNQNNVPHTQSAPRFASPAAASPAFPSAGLPDHHSFGKQSPGKVAVQPTNDAITSLPPCNVASSTPVLQSSVAANLALGSVSTTSTASRDAMCSTTLAPNQSDPPRSSNQDWSDRFIRLQAFLRNNEQSGQEEYIRMLRSLSSVGRTKHAIELEKRAANLLVEEGKELQKMKVLNLLGKLLPVDPPPFPCQPPSVVHLPFPAR; encoded by the exons ATGCCTGCTGGTGACAACCCACACTTGATCTCAGAGAAAAAGGCAGCATTGAGGGAGTCTCCAAAACAACCTAAGAATATTGTTAATGAGCAACCCAGAACTTCTCCTTTTCCTAAAGACAAAGTTTCTGCTATAGTTGGCATCAAGCGACCACAACCTAATGGCTCCTTGAGTCCAACCAACCATCATATGCCGGGCAATTCAGGGGTAAATGGCCATCTTGTGTATGTGCGCAGGAGGCTTGAAACTGATCAAAGCAAAGGAGGCACTTCTGCCTGGCTAGAAAGTGCTAGTTCTATAAGCTCGAATAAAACTGTTGCAGCCGGATTGCAGTCACAGGAACCAAGTCTGAAGAATCAGAACAATGTACCTCATACCCAATCTGCTCCTCGATTTGCATCTCCTGCTGCTGCCTCCCCTGCTTTCCCGTCTGCAGGTTTGCCGGATCACCATTCTTTTGGGAAGCAATCTCCAGGAAAGGTTGCTGTTCAGCCAACTAATGATGCGATTACTAGTCTGCCACCTTGCAATGTGGCATCCTCTACTCCAGTGCTTCAAAGTTCTGTAGCTGCTAATTTAGCACTTGGCAGTGTTTCCACTACTAGTACAGCATCTCGTGATGCTATGTGTTCTACTACTCTGGCACCTAATCAATCTGATCCACCAAGATCAAGCAATCAAGATTGGAGTGACAGATTTATTCGGCTGCAGGCATTCTTGAGAAATAATGAGCAATCAGGCCAGGAAGAATATATCCGCA TGCTTCGGTCTTTATCCTCTGTTGGACGAACTAAGCATGCCATTGAGCTGGAGAAACGGGCAGCCAATCTATTGGTTGAGGAAG GGAAGGAGCTACAGAAGATGAAAGTTCTGAATTTACTGGGCAAGCTTTTGCCCGTTGACCCACCACCATTTCCATGTCAGCCCCCTTCTGTTGTGCATCTGCCATTCCCAGCCCGCTGA